In Dama dama isolate Ldn47 chromosome 9, ASM3311817v1, whole genome shotgun sequence, the following proteins share a genomic window:
- the LOC133061230 gene encoding olfactory receptor 7G1-like — MGPRNKTGILEFLLMEVTEDPELQPLHFILFLFIYLVTILGNLLIILAVISDSHLHTPMYFFLYNLSFTDISTTTIPKMLVNIQIQSQSITYTGCLTQLCFILIFVGLENSLLAVMAYDRYVAIRHPLRYMTIMNFSLCGRLILFCLFISIVDALIHSLMVLQLTFCTDLEIPLFFCEVVQVIKLACSDTLINNILIYLATGLFGGIPVCGIIFSYIQIVSSVLRMPSASGKYKAFSTCGSHLSVVSLFYGTGFGVYISSALTNSSRNTAMLSMMYTVVPQIMNPFIYSLRNKDMKGALKKLVVRTACLL, encoded by the coding sequence ATGGGACCCAGAAACAAAACCGGAATTTTAGAATTCCTTCTTATGGAAGTGACAGAAGATCCGGAACTGCAGCCACTCCACTTCATTCTGTTCCTGTTCATATACCTAGTCACCATTCTGGGAAACCTGCTCATCATCCTGGCTGTCATCTCtgactcccacctccacacccccatgtacttctttctctACAACTTGTCCTTTACTGACATAAGCACAACCACGATCCCAAAGATGCTAGTGAACATCCAAATACAGAGTCAGAGCATCACTTATACAGGCTGCCTCACCCAGCTCTGCTTCATCCTCATCTTTGTTGGTTTGGAAAATAGTCTTCTTGCAGTAATGGCCTATGACCGGTATGTGGCCATTCGTCACCCACTGAGGTACATGACCATCATGAACTTCTCCCTCTGTGGCCGACTGATTCTATTCTGCTTGTTTATTAGCATTGTGGATGCCCTGATCCACAGTCTGATGGTGTTGCAGCTGACCTTTTGCACAGACCTGGAAATCCCCCTCTTCTTCTGTGAAGTTGTTCAGGTCATCAAGCTTGCATGTTCTGATACCCTGATTAACAATATCCTGATTTATTTGGCAACTGGCCTTTTTGGGGGTATTCCTGTGTGTGGAATCATTTTCTCTTATATTCAGATAGTATCCTCTGTCTTGAGAATGCCATCAGCAAGTGGAAAGTATAAAGCTTTTTCCACCTGTGGGTCTCacctctcagttgtgtccttaTTCTATGGGACAGGTTTTGGGGTGTACATTAGTTCTGCTCTTACTAACTCTTCCAGAAACACTGCCATGCTTTCAATGATGTACACTGTTGTTCCTCAAATAATGAACCCCTTCATTTACAGCCTGAGGAACAaggacatgaaaggagccttgaagaAACTCGTCGTTAGGACTGCTTGTCTTCTGTGA
- the LOC133062745 gene encoding olfactory receptor 7G1-like codes for MGPRNKTGVSEFLLMEVTEDPELQPLHFILFLSIYLVTTLGNLLIVMAVTSDSHLHTPMYFFLYNLSFTDICLSTTTIPKMLVNIQTQNQSITYTGCLTQLCSVLVFASLESFLLAIMAYDRYVAICHPLKYMAIMNFRFCGRLILSSLFISIMDALLHSLMVLQLTFCTDLEIPLFFCEVVQVIKLACSDTLINNILIYLATSIFGGVPVCGIIFSYTQIVSSVLRMPSAGGKYKAFSTCGSHLSVVSLFYGTGLGVYISSALINSSRQTAVASVIYTVVPQMMNPFIYSLRNRDMKEALRKLISKIPLPFEDCVI; via the coding sequence ATGGGACCCAGAAACAAAACAGGAGTTTCGGAATTCCTTCTTATGGAAGTGACAGAAGATCCGGAACTGCAGCCACTCCACTTCATTCTGTTCTTGTCCATTTACCTGGTAACCACTCTGGGAAACCTGCTCATCGTCATGGCTGTCACCTCtgactcccacctccacacccccatgtacttctttctctACAACCTGTCCTTTACGGACATTTGTTTAAGCACAACCACGATCCCAAAGATGCTGGTGAACATCCAAACACAGAATCAGAGCATCACTTATACAGGCTGCCTCACCCAGCTCTGCTCTGTGCTGGTGTTTGCTAGTTTGGAAAGTTTTCTCCTTGCAATAATGGCCTATGACCGATATGTAGCCATTTGTCACCCACTGAAATACATGGCCATCATGAACTTTCGCTTTTGTGGCCGGCTGATTCTATCCTCCTTGTTTATTAGCATCATGGATGCCCTGCTCCACAGTCTGATGGTGTTGCAGCTGACGTTTTGCACAGACCTGGAAATCCCTCTCTTCTTCTGTGAAGTTGTTCAGGTCATCAAGCTTGCATGCTCTGATACCCTCATCAACAATATCCTGATATATTTGGCAACTAGCATATTTGGTGGTGTTCCTGTGTGTGGAATCATATTCTCCTATACTCAAATTGTCTCCTCAGTTTTGAGAATGCCATCAGCGGGTGGAAAGTATAAAGCTTTTTCCACCTGTGGGTCTCACCTCTCTGTTGTGTCCTTATTCTATGGCACAGGCTTGGGGGTGTACATTAGTTCTGCCCTTATCAATTCTTCCAGGCAGACTGCAGTGGCTTCAGTGATTTATACAGTAGTCCCTCAAATGATGAACCCCTTCATCTATAGTTTGAGGAACAGGGACATGAAGGAAGCTTTGAGAAAACTCATCAGTAAGATACCACTGCCTTTTGAGGACTGTGTTATTTAA